From the Daucus carota subsp. sativus chromosome 8, DH1 v3.0, whole genome shotgun sequence genome, one window contains:
- the LOC108197210 gene encoding uncharacterized protein LOC108197210, with translation MMAGRCEGEDENRTPSGRKGLPRKLRSHSSGAHGRPPQKPHTITIKSGSIKHKEAKKTLLAIIRLHWPVGAYSYTEIERITNKKFTEDVLDEFHLYYTYEPTMPRKIAISCVRKHIMGVVRRTSNEEKTRAYARAKTSGRTPFDHRPSYFNQDVWRYFCDRWVSEAHIAKSETSKKNREKLEVNHTAGAKPFDDVREELERSTGTPPSRLKLWETTHKKKDTGDWVTKAAKEIYERYRALSSEQSSTTSADEPADEPLDLWLQATGGIKKNRIIGMPRVQASKILSPVQCTSESLQGEGPSVGSSKPGRDLSNETFVHIVESTLARIRSSQLYQGGRKLDRQTLQTVAQEALAAGDMGPNSVLSELIRGEALRVAVSLIENMLLGIECEKEDCNEMETVPISDGEDDNHSDDEERTMSLSNNEANGDSD, from the exons ATGATGGCGGGACGCTGTGAAGGGGAAGATGAAAACCGTACCCCTAGCGGCCGTAAAG GTCTCCCTCGTAAGCTTCGCAGTCATTCTTCAGGGGCTCATGGGAGGCCTCCTCAAAAGCCACACACTATTACCATAAAATCTGGGAGTATTAAGCACAAGGAAGCAAAGAAGACTTTACTAGCTATTATTCGGCTGCACTGGCCTGTGGGAGCGTATAGCTACACTGAGATAGAGCGTATTACTAATAAGAAGTTTACAGAGGACGTCCTGGATGAGTTTCAT tTGTATTACACATATGAGCCAACCATGCCCCGCAAAATTGCAATTTCTTGTGTGAGAAAGCACATTATGGGCGTTGTTAGAAGGACAAGTAACGAGGAGAAGACACGGGCATACGCTCGGGCAAAGACCTCTGGCCGCACCCCCTTCGATCATAGGCCATCATATTTTAATCAAGATGTGTGGCGTTACTTCTGTGATCGCTGGGTGTCGGAAGCCCACATAGCGAAGTCAGAGACTAGTAAGAAAAATCGCGAGAAGCTAGAGGTTAATCACACAGCTGGTGCGAAGCCCTTTGACGATGTTCGAGAG GAGCTCGAGCGTAGCACCGGGACGCCTCCCTCTCGCCTTAAGCTCTGGGAGACTACGCATAAGAAAAAAGACACTGGTGATTGGGTCACTAAGGCTGCAAAAGAGATATAC GAGCGTTATCGTGCCCTTTCTAGCGAACAATCCTCTACAACTTCAGCAGATGAACCTGCAGATGAGCCATTGGATTTGTGGCTGCAGGCCACGGGTGGCATTAAAAAAAATCGTATTATTGGTATGCCAAGAGTGCAAGCTTCCAAAATTTTATCTCCTGTCCAATGCACTAGCGAGTCCTTGCAAGGGGAAGGGCCATCAGTAGGCTCATCGAAGCCAGGTAGGGATCTCTCGAATGAGACATTTGTTCATATTGTCGAATCTACCTTGGCACGTATCCGCTCCAGCCAATTATATCAAGGAGGACGTAAGCTTGACAGACAGACGCTCCAAACAGTAGCTCAGGAGGCATTGGCAGCAGGTGACATGGGTCCGAACTCTGTCTTATCAGAGCTCATTCGCGGTGAGGCACTCAGGGTGGCAGTGAGCTTGATTGAGAATATGCTTCTGGGGATAGAGTGTGAGAAAGAG GATTGCAATGAAATGGAGACGGTACCCATTTCAGATGGTGAGGATGATAACCACTCTGATGACGAGGAGCGAACAATGAGCCTTTCAAATAATGAGGCCAATGGGGACTCAGATTAG
- the LOC108197335 gene encoding putative hydrolase C777.06c, whose product MTTVGGNATENGVVSPRSALIFLGTGCSSAVPNAMCLLQPSDPPCQLCFKSISLPAEQNPNYRCNTSLLIDFCPNDGHHKYILIDVGKTFREQVLRWFTFHKIPRVDSILLTHEHADAILGLDDIRAVQPFSPTNDIDPTPIYLTQFAMDSVGVKFPYLLPKQLKPGQEVRRVAQLDWKIIENDCMKPFVASGLKFSPLPVMHGEDYICLGFLFGEKYRIAYISDVSRFLPETEHYISKDGGGQLDLLILDTLYKNGSHNTHFCFPQTLEAVKKLKPKQAFFIGMTHEFDQQRDNEFLADWSQREGIPVQLAHDGLKIPVDLS is encoded by the exons ATGACAACCGTCGGCGGCAATGCGACGGAGAACGGCGTCGTTTCGCCTCGCTCCGCCCTCATATTTCTCGGCACCGGCTGTTCCAGCGCTGTTCCCAATGCTATGTGTCTTTTACAACCTTCCGATCCGCCGTGTCAACTCTGTTTTAAGTCCATCTCACTCCCTGCTGAACAGAATCCTAATTATCG GTGCAATACATCACTACTTATCGACTTTTGTCCAAATGATGGCCATcacaaatatatattgattgatgttggaaaGACATTTAGAGAGCAAGTGCTTAGGTGGTTCACATTTCATAAGATTCCTCGGGTGGATTCT ATTTTGTTGACTCATGAACATGCTGATGCAATTCTTGGTCTGGATGACATACGTGCTGTACAGCCATTTAGCCCTACAAATGATATTgatccaactccaatctacctTACACAGTTTGCCATGGATAG TGTAGGTGTGAAATTTCCATATTTGCTTCCAAAACAACTCAAGCCTGGCCAAGAAGTAAGGCGTGTGGCCCAACTTGACTGGAAGATAATTGAGAACGACTGTATGAAGCCATTTGTTGCATCAGGATTAAAATTTTCTCCATTGCCT GTAATGCACGGGGAAGATTATATATGTCTTGGCTTTCTTTTTGGTGAAAAGTATAGAATAGCTTATATATCGGATGTTTCACGTTTTCTTCCCGAGACAGAGCATT ATATTTCTAAAGATGGTGGTGGTCAGTTGGATCTTCTAATATTAGACACACTGTACAAG AATGGGTCCCATAATACTCACTTTTGCTTCCCCCAG ACTCTTGAAGCTGTGAAGAAGTTGAAGCCGAAGCAAGCTTTCTTCATTGGAATGACACATGAATTTGATCAGCAGAGGGATAATGAGTTTCTTGCAGACTGGTCTCAGAG AGAAGGAATTCCAGTCCAGCTTGCACATGATGGGTTGAAAATCCCGGTAGACCTTTCATGA